In one window of Canis lupus baileyi chromosome 34, mCanLup2.hap1, whole genome shotgun sequence DNA:
- the DHRS9 gene encoding dehydrogenase/reductase SDR family member 9, whose amino-acid sequence MFFWVLALLILCGFLWNYKRQLKIADITDKYIFITGCDTGFGNLAARTFDKKGFHVIAACLTESESTALKAETSERLHTVLLDVTDPENVKRTAQWVKNQVGEKGLWGLINNAGVLGVLAPTDWLTVEDYREPIEVNLFGLISVTLNLLPLVKKARGRIINVSSIGGRLAISGGGYTPSKYAVEGFNDSLRRDMKAFGVHVSCIEPGLFKTGLSDPIKATEKKLAIWKHLSPDIKQQYGESYIEKSLDKLKDTTSFVNVDLSLVVECMDHALTSLFPKTRYAAGRDAKTFWIPLSHMPAVLQDFLLLKQKVELANPKAV is encoded by the exons atgttcttttgGGTGTTAGCCCTCCTAATCCTTTGTGGTTTTCTATGGAATTATAAAAGACAACTAAAGATTGCAGACATCACTGATAAGTACATTTTCATTACTGGGTGTGACACGGGCTTTGGAAATTTAGCAGCCAGAACTTTTGATAAAAAAGGATTTCATGTAATAGCTGCCTGTCTGACTGAATCAGAATCAACAGCTCTAAAAGCAGAAACCTCAGAAAGGCTTCATACTGTGCTTCTGGATGTAACTGACCCAGAAAATGTCAAGAGGACTGCCCAGTGGGTGAAAAATCAAGTTGGGGAAAAAG GTCTCTGGGGTCTGATCAACAATGCAGGTGTTCTCGGTGTGCTGGCTCCCACCGACTGGCTGACAGTGGAGGACTACAGAGAACCTATTGAAGTGAACTTGTTTGGACTCATCAGTGTAACACTAAATTTGCTTCCCTTGGTCAAAAAAGCTCGAGGAAGGATTATCAATGTCTCCAGCATTGGAGGTCGGCTTGCAATTAGTGGAGGGGGCTATACTCCCTCAAAATATGCAGTAGAAGGCTTCAATGACAGCTTAAG GCGGGACATGAAAGCTTTTGGTGTGCACGTTTCATGTATCGAACCAGGATTATTCAAGACAGGATTATCAGATCCAATAAAAGCCACTGAGAAAAAACTTGCCATTTGGAAGCACCTGTCTCCTGATATCAAACAACAGTATGGAGAAAGTTACATTGAAAAAA GTCTAGACAAACTGAAAGACACTACTTCCTTTGTGAACGTGGACCTCTCCCTGGTGGTGGAGTGCATGGACCACGCTCTCACAAGTCTCTTCCCTAAGACCCGTTATGCTGCTGGAAGAGATGCCAAGACCTTCTGGATTCCTCTGTCTCACATGCCAGCAGTTTTGCAAGACTTTCTATTGTTGAAACAGAAAGTAGAGCTGGCTAATCCCAAAGCCGTATGA